The following coding sequences lie in one Streptomyces venezuelae genomic window:
- a CDS encoding NAD(P)/FAD-dependent oxidoreductase, which produces MSSANNTHHGPGTVNGGISFWYADHGLPTAREPLTSDATADVCIVGGGYTGLWTAYYLKKAAPFLRVTVLEQKFCGYGASGRNGGWLYNGIAGRDRYAKLHGHEAAVRLQRAMNETVTEVIRVAAEESIDADIHHGGVLEIAHTPAQLTRLKAFHAAELSYGEKDRTLHGARETAERVRVAGAVGSTWTPHGARLHPVKLVQGLAATVEALGVTIHESTPVTEIKPKHATTPYGTVRAPYILRCTEGFTASLKGQRRTWLPMNSSMIATEPLTATQWKSIGWEGKETLGDMAHAYMYAQRTADGRIALGGRGVPYRYASKTDNDGRTQPATITALHEILTRFFPQLAGVGIAHAWSGVLGVPRDWCATVTLDRATGLGWAGGYVGSGVATTNLAARTLRDLIQQDSGQAGPTDLTTLPWVNHKVRRWEPEPLRWLGVHAMYATYNAADRREQTTHTTDSSRLAQWADRVAGRH; this is translated from the coding sequence ATGAGCAGCGCGAACAACACGCACCACGGGCCCGGCACGGTCAACGGCGGCATATCGTTCTGGTACGCGGACCACGGACTGCCCACCGCCCGCGAGCCCCTGACGTCCGACGCCACCGCGGACGTCTGCATCGTCGGCGGCGGCTACACCGGCCTGTGGACGGCGTACTACCTGAAGAAGGCCGCGCCCTTCCTCCGCGTCACCGTCCTGGAGCAGAAGTTCTGCGGCTACGGCGCGAGCGGACGCAACGGCGGCTGGCTCTACAACGGCATCGCGGGCCGCGACCGCTACGCGAAACTGCACGGCCATGAAGCGGCGGTCCGCCTCCAGCGAGCCATGAACGAAACCGTCACCGAAGTGATCCGGGTGGCCGCCGAGGAGTCGATCGACGCGGACATCCACCACGGCGGCGTACTCGAAATCGCCCACACACCCGCCCAGTTGACCCGCCTCAAAGCCTTCCACGCCGCAGAACTGTCGTACGGCGAGAAGGACCGCACCCTGCACGGCGCCCGCGAGACGGCCGAGCGGGTACGCGTGGCCGGCGCCGTCGGCTCGACGTGGACCCCGCACGGCGCACGCCTGCACCCGGTGAAACTCGTCCAGGGCCTGGCCGCGACGGTGGAGGCCCTCGGCGTCACCATCCACGAGTCGACCCCGGTCACGGAGATCAAGCCCAAACACGCGACGACCCCATACGGCACGGTCCGCGCCCCCTACATCCTGCGCTGCACGGAGGGCTTCACGGCATCCCTGAAGGGCCAACGCCGCACCTGGCTCCCCATGAACTCCTCAATGATCGCCACAGAACCCCTCACTGCCACCCAATGGAAATCCATCGGCTGGGAAGGCAAGGAAACCCTCGGCGACATGGCACACGCATACATGTACGCCCAACGCACCGCCGACGGCCGCATCGCACTCGGCGGCCGAGGCGTCCCATACCGCTACGCCTCCAAGACGGACAACGACGGCCGCACCCAACCCGCGACGATCACAGCCCTGCACGAGATCCTGACCCGCTTCTTCCCCCAACTGGCCGGCGTCGGCATCGCCCACGCCTGGTCCGGCGTCCTCGGCGTCCCCCGCGACTGGTGCGCCACGGTCACCCTGGACCGCGCCACGGGCCTCGGCTGGGCGGGCGGCTACGTCGGCTCGGGCGTAGCCACCACCAACCTGGCCGCCCGCACCCTCCGCGACCTGATCCAACAGGACTCGGGCCAAGCGGGCCCCACCGACCTGACCACCCTCCCCTGGGTCAACCACAAGGTCCGCCGCTGGGAACCGGAGCCACTCCGCTGGCTCGGCGTCCACGCGATGTACGCCACGTACAACGCAGCCGACCGCCGCGAACAAACCACCCACACGACGGACTCCTCCCGCCTGGCCCAGTGGGCGGACAGGGTGGCGGGCCGCCACTGA
- a CDS encoding DoxX family membrane protein → MSVDTRTPRTPTGGSSSGFDDAPALSMVKVPSDPAQVIVNHASFRVQLPAAGRTQSPRISRHLGMPDGTARMPAAGAAGAAAKRRAPVVWSGKSAPDDTGAIRLLQAVRGGGVRRSAEEAGPYNSAEDAGATQVIPRVGVDDGPETVETPAVIGPRTPEPGTRMLPHMRLPGSDYDERFEQEYGDDGYEDADDDAYDEEGGTERARRHGSDPVRHAYYPGRRMNLGVVLLPMRVFLGFISIYAGMGKLCDPVYFDGGQRGSMVKWLNSLHPWALAEPLRDFALQHPVGAGLCIAFLQVVVGVLTVLGLWQRVAASVGVLLSAALIVTVSWKTVPAYDAPDIIYLAAWSPLIIAGAPVYSIDGRLAGEAWRTLGPRSDIWDLRRRVLRRGGLIGAVVIGLTLLIGSMLGGAVRDADRVTVPGPGEAPRNELPGSALPQDPAKKRQKQRSQSPSASSSSPTRGRDSASPTQGATAPGTARETGTVGSGGRPSQTQGSSTAGQAPPQQSTPQQQPAAGTTAGPSSSGGAGGGQGGAGSSGGSSGGSGGEQPGGLLGGVLGR, encoded by the coding sequence ATGAGTGTGGACACCAGAACACCCCGCACTCCCACTGGGGGAAGCTCGTCAGGTTTTGACGATGCTCCCGCGCTGAGCATGGTGAAGGTGCCGAGCGACCCGGCGCAGGTCATCGTCAATCACGCGAGTTTCCGCGTGCAGCTTCCCGCCGCTGGGCGCACTCAATCCCCGCGTATCTCACGGCACTTGGGCATGCCCGACGGGACGGCACGGATGCCCGCCGCCGGCGCGGCCGGTGCGGCCGCCAAACGCCGCGCGCCCGTCGTCTGGAGCGGGAAGTCCGCCCCGGACGACACGGGCGCCATCAGACTGCTGCAGGCCGTGCGCGGCGGCGGCGTGCGCCGTTCGGCCGAGGAGGCCGGTCCCTACAACAGCGCGGAGGACGCGGGCGCCACTCAGGTCATCCCCCGCGTCGGCGTCGACGACGGACCGGAGACCGTCGAGACGCCCGCCGTCATCGGCCCGCGCACCCCCGAACCCGGCACCCGGATGCTGCCGCACATGCGGCTGCCCGGCAGCGACTACGACGAGCGGTTCGAGCAGGAGTACGGCGACGACGGTTACGAAGACGCCGACGACGACGCTTACGACGAGGAGGGCGGCACCGAGCGGGCACGCAGGCACGGCTCGGACCCCGTCCGGCACGCCTACTACCCGGGCCGCCGCATGAACCTCGGCGTCGTGCTCCTCCCGATGCGCGTCTTCCTCGGGTTCATCTCCATCTACGCCGGCATGGGCAAGCTCTGCGACCCCGTCTACTTCGACGGCGGCCAGCGCGGCTCCATGGTCAAGTGGCTGAACTCGCTGCACCCCTGGGCGCTCGCCGAGCCACTGCGCGACTTCGCCCTCCAGCACCCCGTGGGCGCCGGCCTGTGCATCGCCTTCCTCCAGGTCGTCGTCGGCGTCCTGACGGTCCTCGGACTCTGGCAGCGGGTCGCCGCCTCGGTCGGTGTGCTCCTCTCGGCGGCGCTCATCGTCACCGTCAGCTGGAAGACCGTTCCCGCATACGACGCGCCCGACATCATCTACCTCGCCGCGTGGTCGCCGCTGATCATCGCGGGCGCGCCCGTCTACTCCATCGACGGACGCCTCGCCGGTGAGGCGTGGCGCACGCTCGGCCCGCGCTCCGACATCTGGGACCTGCGGCGGCGCGTGCTGCGGCGCGGCGGTCTGATCGGCGCGGTCGTCATCGGTCTGACGCTGCTCATCGGCTCGATGCTGGGCGGCGCGGTGCGGGACGCGGACCGGGTCACCGTGCCGGGCCCCGGCGAGGCCCCGCGCAACGAACTGCCGGGCTCCGCGCTTCCCCAGGACCCGGCGAAGAAGCGGCAGAAGCAGCGGTCCCAGAGCCCGTCCGCGTCGTCGAGCTCCCCGACGCGCGGCCGCGACTCCGCGAGCCCCACGCAGGGCGCTACGGCGCCGGGCACGGCCCGCGAGACCGGCACGGTCGGTTCGGGCGGCCGGCCCAGCCAGACGCAGGGCAGCAGCACGGCGGGCCAGGCGCCGCCGCAGCAGTCGACGCCGCAGCAGCAGCCGGCCGCCGGCACGACCGCGGGGCCCTCGTCCAGCGGTGGCGCGGGCGGCGGTCAGGGCGGTGCCGGTTCGTCCGGCGGCTCGTCCGGCGGTTCGGGCGGCGAGCAGCCGGGTGGTCTGCTGGGCGGTGTGCTCGGCCGCTGA
- a CDS encoding ABC transporter ATP-binding protein — protein MATVTFDKATRIYPGGEKPAVDGLDIEIEDGEFLVLVGPSGCGKSTSLRMLAGLEDVNAGAIRIGDRDVTHLPPKDRDIAMVFQNYALYPHMTVADNMGFALKIAGVNKAEIRQKVEDAAKILDLTEYLGRKPKALSGGQRQRVAMGRAIVREPQVFLMDEPLSNLDAKLRVSTRTQIASLQRRLGITTVYVTHDQVEAMTMGDRVAVLKDGLLQQVDSPRNMYDRPANLFVAGFIGSPAMNLVEVPITDGGVKFGNSVVPVNREALSAAADRGDRTVTVGVRPEHFDIVEQNGGAAKSLSKETEDAPAGLAVSVNVVEELGADGYVYGTAEVGGEQKDLVVRVNGRQVPDKGAQLHVVPRPGETHVFSTSTGERLSD, from the coding sequence ATGGCCACTGTTACGTTCGACAAGGCGACCCGGATCTACCCGGGTGGCGAGAAGCCCGCCGTCGACGGGCTCGACATCGAGATCGAGGACGGCGAGTTCCTCGTCCTCGTCGGTCCCTCCGGCTGCGGCAAGTCCACCTCGCTCCGCATGCTCGCGGGGCTCGAGGACGTGAACGCCGGCGCCATCCGCATCGGTGACCGCGACGTCACGCACCTGCCGCCGAAGGACCGGGACATCGCCATGGTGTTCCAGAACTACGCGCTGTACCCGCACATGACCGTCGCCGACAACATGGGCTTCGCCCTGAAGATCGCCGGCGTGAACAAGGCGGAGATCCGGCAGAAGGTCGAGGACGCCGCCAAGATCCTCGACCTCACCGAGTACCTCGGGCGCAAGCCGAAGGCCCTCTCCGGTGGTCAGCGTCAGCGTGTCGCCATGGGTCGCGCCATCGTGCGTGAGCCGCAGGTCTTCCTCATGGACGAGCCGCTCTCGAACCTCGACGCCAAGCTCCGCGTCTCCACGCGTACGCAGATCGCCAGTCTGCAGCGCCGGCTCGGCATCACCACCGTGTACGTCACGCACGACCAGGTCGAGGCCATGACCATGGGCGACCGGGTGGCCGTGCTCAAGGACGGGCTGCTCCAGCAGGTCGACTCGCCGCGCAACATGTACGACCGCCCCGCCAACCTCTTCGTCGCCGGTTTCATCGGCTCCCCCGCCATGAACCTCGTCGAGGTCCCGATCACCGACGGTGGCGTGAAGTTCGGGAACAGTGTCGTGCCCGTCAATCGGGAGGCGCTGAGCGCTGCCGCCGACCGTGGTGACCGCACCGTCACCGTCGGCGTCCGGCCCGAGCACTTCGACATCGTCGAGCAGAACGGCGGCGCCGCCAAGTCCCTCTCCAAGGAGACCGAGGACGCCCCGGCCGGCCTCGCCGTCTCCGTGAACGTCGTCGAGGAGCTCGGCGCCGACGGCTACGTCTACGGCACCGCCGAGGTCGGCGGCGAGCAGAAGGACCTCGTCGTCCGCGTCAACGGCCGCCAGGTCCCGGACAAGGGCGCGCAGCTGCACGTCGTGCCCCGTCCGGGTGAGACCCACGTGTTCTCCACCTCCACGGGCGAGCGCCTCAGCGACTGA
- a CDS encoding NDP-sugar synthase — protein MTTLKPTQAVVLAGGQGSRLRPYTDDRPKPMVEIPGTGTPIIGHQLAWLAEEGVTDAVVSCGHLAEVLQEWLDSADLPLNVTTVVEKEPLGRGGGLKYAARHLPHTDQPWYATNGDIWTRFSLRDMAAFHAERDATATLALARPRIPWGAVETDAFGHITDFVEAPPSPYLINAGVYVFAAEFTSLLPDLGDHERTTFPRLARAKRLAGFPLPQGAYWRAIDTAKDLTEAAKELAAQGR, from the coding sequence ATGACCACGCTGAAGCCCACGCAGGCTGTCGTCCTGGCCGGTGGCCAGGGCTCCCGGCTCCGCCCGTACACCGACGACCGGCCCAAGCCGATGGTCGAGATCCCCGGCACGGGGACCCCGATCATCGGCCATCAACTCGCCTGGCTCGCCGAGGAAGGCGTGACGGACGCCGTCGTCTCCTGCGGCCACCTCGCCGAGGTGCTCCAGGAGTGGCTGGACTCCGCCGACCTGCCGCTGAACGTGACCACGGTCGTCGAGAAGGAGCCCCTGGGCCGCGGCGGCGGCCTCAAGTACGCCGCCCGGCACCTGCCGCACACGGACCAGCCCTGGTACGCGACGAACGGCGACATCTGGACCCGCTTCTCGCTCCGCGACATGGCGGCCTTCCACGCCGAGCGCGACGCCACCGCGACCCTCGCCCTGGCCCGCCCCCGCATCCCGTGGGGCGCCGTCGAGACCGACGCGTTCGGCCACATCACGGACTTCGTCGAGGCACCGCCGTCCCCGTACCTCATCAACGCGGGCGTGTACGTCTTCGCGGCCGAGTTCACCTCGCTCCTGCCGGACCTCGGCGACCACGAGCGCACCACGTTCCCGCGGCTCGCCCGCGCCAAGCGCCTCGCGGGCTTCCCGCTGCCGCAGGGCGCCTACTGGCGCGCGATCGACACCGCGAAGGACCTCACCGAGGCCGCCAAGGAGCTCGCCGCGCAGGGCCGTTGA
- a CDS encoding GNAT family N-acetyltransferase — translation MQSVQFREIPEAGIDRALSLSYLVFHENPEDEKRKHHHDLLRGCTRIGAYEGDELVGLVAAFPFTVSVPGGELPCPCLTFVSVAPTHRRRGVLSGMLAELFARASADGAPIAALWASEDAIYGRFGFGPATHGHTVEIDSRRPLALRIAPDERPLRLIDPSDAPDVLGEYYDRTRADRAGRIARTEAWWREEWLVTEDEEDDELSPPRVVVLGAPDDAVAGYAIYRTRTRDDAPGLVRLDELEADTPAVAAALWRYLASIDLTGLVRAWGRPVDDPLHLFSADRDQVRVTGEFPALWVRLVDVRGALEARSWAAPVDVVLDVRDDRLPANEGRHRLTASPEGCTYERTDDPADLTLDVRDLAACYLGGTKTDALIRAGLATEHTPGTAAVLDAALRTALLPHTVDEF, via the coding sequence ATGCAATCCGTCCAGTTCCGCGAGATCCCCGAGGCGGGGATCGACCGCGCGCTCTCGCTCTCCTACCTCGTCTTCCACGAGAACCCGGAGGACGAGAAGCGCAAGCACCACCACGACCTGCTGCGCGGCTGCACCCGCATCGGTGCGTACGAGGGCGACGAACTCGTCGGCCTGGTCGCGGCGTTCCCCTTCACCGTGTCCGTGCCGGGCGGCGAACTGCCCTGCCCCTGCCTGACGTTCGTCTCCGTGGCCCCGACGCACCGGCGGCGCGGCGTGCTCTCCGGCATGCTCGCGGAGCTGTTCGCGCGGGCCTCGGCGGACGGCGCCCCGATCGCGGCCCTGTGGGCGTCGGAGGACGCGATCTACGGAAGGTTCGGCTTCGGCCCCGCCACGCACGGCCACACCGTGGAGATCGACTCCCGGCGCCCGCTCGCCCTGCGCATCGCGCCGGACGAGCGGCCGCTGCGCCTGATCGACCCGTCCGACGCGCCCGACGTGCTCGGGGAGTACTACGACCGCACGCGCGCCGACCGCGCCGGACGCATCGCCCGCACCGAGGCGTGGTGGCGCGAGGAGTGGCTGGTGACGGAGGACGAGGAGGACGACGAGTTGTCGCCGCCGCGCGTGGTCGTCCTCGGCGCCCCTGACGACGCTGTCGCCGGGTACGCGATCTACCGCACCAGGACCCGCGACGACGCCCCCGGTCTCGTACGCCTCGACGAACTGGAGGCGGACACGCCGGCCGTCGCGGCCGCCCTCTGGCGCTACCTCGCGTCGATCGACCTGACAGGCCTCGTCCGCGCGTGGGGGCGCCCGGTGGACGACCCGCTGCACCTCTTCTCCGCCGACCGCGACCAGGTGCGCGTGACCGGCGAGTTCCCGGCGCTGTGGGTCCGTCTCGTCGACGTGCGCGGGGCACTGGAGGCCCGCTCGTGGGCGGCCCCGGTGGACGTCGTCCTCGACGTCCGCGACGACCGCCTCCCGGCCAACGAGGGCCGCCACCGCCTGACGGCGTCCCCCGAGGGGTGTACGTACGAGAGGACGGACGACCCCGCGGACCTCACCCTCGACGTGCGCGACCTGGCGGCCTGCTACCTGGGCGGTACGAAGACGGACGCCCTGATCCGCGCGGGCCTCGCCACGGAGCACACACCGGGCACGGCAGCGGTGCTGGACGCGGCCCTGCGCACGGCGCTGCTGCCGCACACGGTGGACGAGTTCTAG
- a CDS encoding GNAT family N-acetyltransferase, with protein MIRTATPADVPVIHALVRDLAAYEKVPDEAKATEEQLREALFGERPAAFAHIAEDDASGDVVGFALWFLNFSTWRGVHGIYLEDLYVRPEARGGGHGKALLTELARICVERGYERLEWSVLDWNEPSINFYRSLGALPQDEWTVYRLTDGALDALGRS; from the coding sequence ATGATTCGTACCGCCACTCCCGCCGACGTCCCCGTCATCCACGCCCTGGTCCGTGACCTCGCCGCGTACGAGAAGGTGCCCGACGAGGCCAAGGCCACCGAGGAACAGCTGCGCGAGGCGCTCTTCGGGGAGCGCCCCGCCGCCTTCGCCCACATCGCCGAGGACGACGCGTCCGGCGACGTCGTCGGGTTCGCGCTGTGGTTCCTCAACTTCTCGACGTGGCGCGGTGTGCACGGGATCTACCTGGAGGACCTGTACGTACGTCCCGAGGCGCGCGGCGGCGGGCACGGCAAGGCGCTCCTCACCGAGCTCGCACGGATCTGTGTGGAGCGCGGTTACGAGCGCCTCGAATGGTCCGTCCTCGACTGGAACGAGCCGTCGATCAACTTCTACCGGTCGCTGGGGGCGCTGCCCCAGGACGAGTGGACCGTGTACCGGCTGACCGACGGCGCGCTGGACGCGCTCGGCCGCTCCTAG
- the rlmB gene encoding 23S rRNA (guanosine(2251)-2'-O)-methyltransferase RlmB codes for MAANNRRMSGKKGAQVGSGGNRRRGLEGKGPTPPAEARKGHVKNRIANAKAKKAAGGRRPATLKGRGGKGTSEMVVGRNPVFEALRDGVPASTLYVQQFIDNDERVREALQLAAERGGIHLMEAPRPELDRMTNGLNHQGLVLQVPPYEYAHPEDLVAAAFDEGRDPLIVALDGVTDPRNLGAVVRSVCAFGGHGVLVPERRAAGMTAGAWKTSAGTAARTPVARATNLTRALEQYKKAGVAVVGLAADGEHEVGDLEALSGPVVIVVGSEGKGLSRLVGETCDFRVRIPMPGGAESLNAGVAAGVVLYEAARRRA; via the coding sequence ATGGCCGCTAACAACCGCCGCATGTCCGGCAAGAAGGGCGCGCAGGTCGGCAGCGGCGGCAATCGGCGCCGCGGCCTGGAGGGCAAGGGCCCGACGCCGCCCGCCGAGGCGCGCAAGGGGCACGTGAAGAACCGCATCGCCAACGCCAAGGCCAAGAAGGCCGCGGGCGGACGCCGTCCCGCCACGCTCAAGGGGCGCGGCGGCAAGGGCACCTCCGAGATGGTCGTCGGCCGCAACCCGGTCTTCGAGGCGCTGCGCGACGGCGTGCCCGCCTCCACGCTCTACGTCCAGCAGTTCATCGACAACGACGAGCGGGTCCGCGAGGCCCTGCAGCTCGCGGCCGAGCGCGGCGGCATCCACCTCATGGAGGCCCCCCGCCCGGAGCTGGACCGCATGACGAACGGCCTCAACCACCAGGGCCTCGTGCTCCAGGTCCCGCCGTACGAGTACGCGCACCCCGAGGACCTCGTCGCCGCCGCGTTCGACGAGGGCCGGGACCCGCTGATCGTCGCCCTCGACGGCGTGACGGACCCGCGCAACCTCGGCGCGGTCGTCCGCTCCGTCTGCGCGTTCGGCGGCCACGGCGTGCTCGTGCCCGAGCGGCGCGCCGCCGGTATGACGGCCGGCGCGTGGAAGACGTCCGCCGGCACCGCCGCGCGGACGCCGGTCGCCCGCGCCACGAACCTGACGCGCGCCCTGGAGCAGTACAAGAAGGCGGGCGTCGCCGTGGTCGGCCTCGCCGCCGACGGCGAGCACGAGGTCGGTGACCTGGAGGCGCTGTCCGGACCCGTCGTCATCGTCGTCGGCAGCGAGGGCAAGGGCCTCTCGCGCCTCGTCGGCGAGACGTGCGACTTCCGCGTGCGCATCCCGATGCCGGGTGGCGCGGAGTCCCTGAACGCCGGTGTCGCGGCGGGCGTCGTGCTCTACGAGGCGGCGCGGCGACGCGCCTGA
- a CDS encoding aminoglycoside phosphotransferase family protein, translating to MIDIRIPDGLVESQHLYAGEPGRAFIAALPARVREFVERWDLTVDGEPMHGMAALVLPVVRADGTPAAVKFQLLDEETEGEPVALRVWDGDGAVRLLDHDAATGTMLLERLDSGRMLSTMADTRKAVLVLAELLARLTATPAPEGMRGLGDIAAEMIDALPQALKAIADPAERALVERCGGAVREVMGEPGDRMLHWDLHFENVLAGDREPWLAIDPKPLAGDPGFDLWPALDNKFDADDVLWRFDAMTEVLALDRERARAWTLGRVLQNALWEAEDGRPMVADDMEIARRLLGR from the coding sequence GTGATCGACATTCGCATTCCGGACGGCCTGGTCGAGTCGCAGCACCTGTACGCGGGAGAGCCGGGGCGTGCCTTCATCGCCGCGCTCCCCGCGCGCGTACGGGAGTTCGTGGAGCGCTGGGACCTGACCGTCGACGGCGAGCCGATGCACGGCATGGCGGCGCTCGTGCTGCCCGTCGTGCGCGCGGACGGCACGCCCGCCGCGGTCAAGTTCCAGCTCCTGGACGAGGAGACCGAGGGCGAGCCGGTCGCGCTGCGGGTGTGGGACGGCGACGGGGCGGTGAGGCTCCTCGACCACGACGCCGCCACTGGCACGATGCTGCTCGAACGCCTCGACTCCGGGCGGATGCTGTCGACGATGGCCGACACCCGCAAGGCCGTCCTCGTCCTCGCCGAACTCCTCGCCCGGCTCACCGCGACGCCCGCCCCCGAAGGCATGCGCGGGCTCGGCGACATCGCCGCCGAGATGATCGACGCCCTGCCGCAGGCGCTGAAGGCGATCGCCGACCCGGCCGAGCGGGCCCTCGTCGAGCGGTGCGGGGGCGCGGTGCGCGAGGTCATGGGGGAGCCCGGCGACCGGATGCTGCACTGGGACCTGCACTTCGAGAACGTCCTCGCCGGCGACCGCGAGCCGTGGCTCGCCATCGACCCGAAGCCGCTCGCGGGCGACCCGGGCTTCGACCTCTGGCCCGCCCTCGACAACAAGTTCGACGCGGACGACGTGCTGTGGCGGTTCGACGCGATGACGGAGGTCCTTGCCCTCGACCGTGAGCGGGCACGCGCCTGGACGCTCGGGCGGGTCCTGCAGAACGCGCTGTGGGAGGCCGAGGACGGGCGGCCGATGGTGGCCGACGACATGGAGATCGCGCGGCGGCTACTGGGCCGGTGA
- a CDS encoding DsbA family protein encodes MAVHKAGRKAARVAAAVATAALIGVAASACGPGDDDAKGGERVSEKPAASAGEKSPAAGAPEAKAPAPASAQLADVPASVKGGVITVGDPKAKHTVKIYEDPRCPFCKKFEDGGAQALVKPVADGKVKVEYTIASFLDKNLGGGGSVNAANALRASVEAGKFPQYHAAVFANQAEEESDDAYTPAFLLKIADKVDGLRGDAFDKAVTNGTYKKWVGEAMESFSADGITGTPTVFVDGKKADGDALYEQGAFAKELKAKGIS; translated from the coding sequence ATGGCCGTACACAAGGCCGGGCGCAAGGCAGCGCGCGTCGCCGCCGCGGTGGCGACAGCGGCGCTGATCGGGGTGGCCGCGTCCGCCTGCGGCCCCGGCGACGACGACGCCAAGGGCGGCGAGCGCGTCAGCGAGAAGCCCGCCGCGTCGGCCGGGGAGAAGTCCCCGGCCGCCGGTGCTCCGGAGGCCAAGGCCCCCGCCCCCGCCAGTGCGCAACTCGCCGACGTGCCTGCCTCCGTGAAGGGCGGCGTGATCACCGTCGGCGATCCGAAGGCCAAGCATACGGTCAAGATCTACGAGGACCCGCGCTGCCCGTTCTGCAAGAAGTTCGAGGACGGCGGGGCACAGGCGCTGGTGAAGCCGGTGGCCGACGGCAAGGTCAAGGTCGAGTACACGATCGCCTCGTTCCTCGACAAGAACCTCGGCGGCGGCGGCTCGGTGAACGCGGCGAACGCGCTGCGGGCCTCCGTGGAGGCGGGCAAGTTCCCGCAGTACCACGCCGCCGTCTTCGCCAACCAGGCCGAGGAGGAGTCGGACGACGCCTACACGCCCGCGTTCCTCCTGAAGATCGCCGACAAGGTCGACGGGCTGCGCGGCGACGCCTTCGACAAGGCGGTCACCAACGGGACGTACAAGAAGTGGGTCGGCGAGGCGATGGAGTCCTTCAGCGCCGACGGCATCACGGGCACGCCCACCGTCTTCGTCGACGGGAAGAAGGCGGACGGCGACGCGCTGTACGAGCAGGGCGCGTTCGCCAAGGAGCTGAAGGCGAAGGGGATTTCCTAG
- a CDS encoding zinc-binding dehydrogenase: MRAIRLHAFGPAENLVLDDIPDPEPAKGQVRITVAAAGVHLLDTAIREGIQGPLPELPALPTVPGREIAGVVDALGDDVPAHWLGKHVVAHIGFAPGGYAERVVTEASRLHGVPDGLDSAEAVALIGTGRTTMGILQFATLTPDSVAVIPAAAGGIGTLLTKYAKHRGATVIGLAGGPEKRARVRANGADLAVDYTDPKWPEKVRTYLTERLDGRAATVVFDGVGGDAGRHAVDLLGPGGTHIVFGWSGKGPHDGEPLTFTEEELAARGITQLNVLGPAMMRKAGGDNPVRTLELAALSSASLGHFTPAVQRFPLAEAAAAHRALESRATMGKVVLIP; this comes from the coding sequence ATGCGCGCCATCCGCCTCCACGCCTTCGGCCCCGCCGAGAACCTCGTCCTCGACGACATACCGGACCCCGAACCCGCGAAGGGCCAGGTCCGGATCACCGTGGCGGCGGCCGGCGTGCACCTCCTGGACACCGCGATCCGCGAGGGCATCCAGGGCCCGCTCCCCGAACTCCCCGCCCTGCCCACCGTCCCCGGCCGCGAGATCGCCGGCGTCGTCGACGCACTCGGCGACGACGTCCCCGCCCACTGGCTGGGCAAGCACGTCGTCGCCCACATCGGCTTCGCCCCCGGGGGCTACGCCGAGCGCGTCGTCACCGAGGCGTCCCGCCTCCACGGAGTACCGGACGGCCTCGACTCCGCGGAGGCGGTCGCCCTGATCGGCACGGGGCGTACGACGATGGGCATCCTGCAGTTCGCCACACTGACACCTGACTCCGTGGCCGTGATCCCCGCCGCAGCGGGCGGCATCGGCACGCTCCTCACGAAGTACGCGAAGCACCGCGGCGCCACCGTGATCGGCCTGGCGGGCGGCCCCGAGAAGAGGGCCCGCGTCCGCGCGAACGGCGCCGACCTCGCCGTGGACTACACCGACCCGAAGTGGCCCGAGAAGGTCCGCACGTACCTCACGGAGCGGCTCGACGGCCGCGCGGCCACCGTCGTCTTCGACGGCGTGGGCGGCGACGCGGGCCGGCACGCGGTGGACCTGCTGGGCCCCGGCGGCACGCACATCGTCTTCGGCTGGTCCGGAAAAGGGCCGCACGACGGTGAGCCGCTCACGTTCACCGAGGAGGAGCTCGCCGCGCGCGGCATCACGCAGCTCAACGTGCTCGGCCCGGCGATGATGCGGAAGGCGGGCGGCGACAACCCCGTCCGCACCCTTGAGCTGGCCGCCCTGAGCTCCGCGTCGCTGGGCCACTTCACCCCGGCCGTGCAGCGCTTCCCCCTCGCGGAGGCGGCCGCCGCACACCGCGCCCTGGAGTCCCGCGCCACGATGGGCAAGGTCGTCCTGATCCCTTGA